A genome region from Spirochaetota bacterium includes the following:
- a CDS encoding alpha/beta hydrolase, whose product MPYPFTSIYFDDPIEPLRAIDVFMPKKVSRNAALFFVHGGGWRAGSRSGYHAIMRAFNAEGFICAGTDYRLSGVTLIDQLTDIRHGYDVFVSELKRMNIAPCIITYGGSAGAHLAALLSFAKPGACGESLSFRGYSPVNAWTPPAATMLSAFTPFFTPWDDIFPGIWASMQDIAGASFADDPARYERFSPIMYVGADTPPVFVSHAQNEHMFPYENLMRFEEKMTSFGKHVEIRTYANTEHGFFYDVTRRQQKEVFHDMLGYIGGLS is encoded by the coding sequence ATGCCGTACCCGTTCACCTCGATCTATTTCGACGACCCGATAGAGCCCTTGCGCGCGATCGATGTGTTCATGCCGAAGAAGGTGTCGCGGAATGCCGCGCTCTTCTTCGTGCACGGCGGCGGCTGGCGCGCGGGTTCGCGCTCCGGGTATCACGCGATCATGCGTGCGTTCAACGCCGAAGGCTTCATCTGCGCGGGTACGGATTATCGATTGTCCGGCGTGACGCTCATCGATCAGCTCACCGATATCCGTCACGGCTATGATGTTTTCGTGAGCGAATTGAAGCGAATGAACATCGCTCCGTGCATCATCACCTATGGCGGTTCGGCAGGTGCGCATCTTGCGGCACTGCTCTCGTTCGCCAAGCCGGGAGCATGCGGGGAATCACTCTCGTTCCGGGGCTATTCTCCCGTCAATGCATGGACACCTCCCGCCGCGACAATGCTTTCCGCGTTCACGCCGTTCTTTACGCCGTGGGACGATATTTTCCCCGGCATATGGGCGAGCATGCAGGACATCGCCGGTGCTTCATTCGCAGATGACCCCGCGCGGTACGAACGCTTCTCGCCGATAATGTATGTCGGTGCAGATACGCCGCCGGTGTTCGTGTCGCATGCACAGAACGAGCATATGTTCCCGTACGAGAATCTCATGCGCTTCGAAGAAAAGATGACATCGTTCGGAAAGCATGTCGAAATAAGAACGTATGCGAATACGGAACACGGGTTCTTCTATGATGTGACGCGCCGCCAGCAGAAAGAGGTGTTCCATGATATGCTTGGCTACATCGGAGGCTTATCATGA
- a CDS encoding kelch repeat-containing protein: MNMKKALALTVIVYACFAQAESGMRRFGIFAGASRGGTLPELIYPLSDAKSLSEVFVTLGGFDERDTTVLANPTLADLRNDIAALKAKVAAAKKEKFRVEMIFYYSGHSDKTGLLLGDEVYRYEDLKKDTEGIAADMRILILDSCMSGTLTTLKGSSARPPFLFDSTIDMEGYAFLTSSRSTEYSQESDTLGGSFFTHALISGLRGAADTVADGRVTLDELRQFASQETRKKTEHTTGGVQHPSYSMRVKGSGDVVMTALGKLSSSISLADNVAGHAYVRGENSRLIAEMTKQEGKAMTIAVPDGKYVITLEKDGRWYEARSEVSKAKASTLGRNAFRQIRVRTAAAKGGPAVYRVAVLDFVSKGNAARADANVITELFRTELVNGKRYDVLDRNNMDMILKEQEFVKSGCTENTCAVQIGKILNVDYMFFGNLMKMGNLYYVSAGIIDVETSRIVKSERVSMKSLDESTTVLADLLKRLAVDAESTTAVAAVQPAWAAARENAPFSARSGFTALAWNGRIWLFGGYEPATKKTLRDVWSTSDGTNWQLANRKANFWDRNRHASAVFNSALWIVGGFQANSGGFNGSMNDVWRSTDGTNWSQFMRSTGFTVREGHTLVPFKNALWVIGGFAFRENVNDVIRSDSGSNWLTVNSNAPFSARNEHTSFVLGDSLYIAGGIGEDGNAMNDIWKTRDGKQWTRGTGPFSPRFGARTVVIGTAVYLIGGCDGKNGMNDIWRSVDGVTWTAEAAPPFTGRFLHEAVAFNGSIWVIGGVTDDSYEEALNDVWSLSK; the protein is encoded by the coding sequence ATGAACATGAAAAAAGCCCTCGCATTGACCGTCATTGTGTACGCATGCTTCGCTCAGGCCGAGAGCGGTATGCGGCGATTCGGCATATTCGCCGGCGCAAGCCGCGGGGGCACGCTCCCTGAGCTCATCTATCCATTGAGCGATGCAAAGTCGCTTTCCGAGGTGTTCGTCACGCTCGGCGGATTCGATGAGCGTGATACGACCGTGCTTGCCAATCCCACACTCGCCGATCTCAGGAACGATATAGCTGCGCTCAAGGCAAAAGTGGCCGCCGCGAAGAAAGAGAAATTCCGTGTTGAGATGATATTCTATTATTCGGGGCATTCCGATAAGACGGGCCTTCTCCTCGGTGACGAGGTCTATCGCTATGAGGACCTCAAAAAGGACACCGAAGGGATAGCGGCCGATATGCGCATCCTTATTCTCGATTCCTGCATGTCGGGTACGCTTACGACGCTCAAAGGATCGAGCGCGCGACCGCCATTCCTTTTTGACAGCACCATCGATATGGAAGGCTATGCCTTTCTCACCTCCTCTCGTTCTACCGAGTATTCGCAGGAGTCGGACACGCTCGGTGGTTCGTTCTTCACGCATGCGCTTATTTCGGGACTTCGCGGGGCAGCGGATACCGTCGCCGACGGACGGGTGACGCTTGATGAACTTCGGCAGTTCGCATCGCAGGAAACACGCAAAAAGACCGAGCATACCACCGGCGGCGTGCAGCATCCAAGCTACAGCATGCGTGTCAAAGGCTCCGGTGATGTGGTCATGACCGCGCTCGGCAAGCTTTCATCGTCCATTTCGCTTGCGGATAATGTTGCAGGCCATGCCTATGTCCGCGGTGAGAACAGCAGGCTCATCGCGGAGATGACGAAGCAGGAAGGAAAAGCAATGACAATAGCCGTTCCCGACGGGAAGTATGTCATTACCCTGGAAAAGGACGGCCGCTGGTACGAGGCGAGGTCCGAGGTGTCGAAAGCGAAGGCGTCGACGCTCGGGCGAAATGCGTTCAGGCAGATACGAGTGCGCACGGCTGCGGCGAAGGGCGGACCGGCAGTGTACCGTGTAGCGGTGCTCGATTTTGTATCGAAAGGGAATGCCGCACGTGCCGATGCGAACGTGATAACGGAACTGTTCCGGACGGAACTGGTGAACGGTAAGCGCTATGATGTCCTTGACCGCAACAATATGGATATGATACTCAAGGAGCAGGAATTCGTGAAAAGCGGCTGCACGGAGAATACCTGCGCCGTGCAGATAGGGAAGATACTGAACGTTGATTACATGTTCTTCGGCAATCTCATGAAGATGGGTAATCTCTACTATGTAAGCGCCGGTATTATCGATGTTGAAACATCACGCATCGTGAAAAGCGAACGCGTGAGCATGAAGTCGCTCGATGAGAGCACGACCGTGCTCGCCGATCTGTTGAAGCGGCTTGCGGTCGATGCCGAAAGTACGACAGCGGTCGCCGCGGTGCAGCCGGCGTGGGCGGCCGCACGGGAGAACGCTCCGTTCTCGGCACGAAGCGGCTTCACCGCACTTGCATGGAACGGAAGGATTTGGCTCTTCGGCGGATACGAGCCTGCGACGAAGAAAACGCTCCGTGATGTCTGGTCGACATCGGACGGGACCAATTGGCAGCTCGCGAACCGGAAAGCGAATTTCTGGGACCGCAACCGCCATGCGTCAGCGGTGTTCAATAGTGCGCTCTGGATAGTCGGCGGTTTCCAGGCGAACTCCGGCGGCTTCAACGGCTCGATGAACGATGTGTGGCGTTCGACCGACGGTACGAACTGGAGCCAATTCATGCGCAGTACCGGATTTACCGTTCGCGAAGGGCACACGCTTGTGCCGTTCAAAAATGCGCTCTGGGTTATCGGCGGTTTCGCCTTCCGCGAGAACGTCAATGATGTGATACGCTCGGACAGCGGCAGCAATTGGCTGACCGTAAACAGCAACGCGCCGTTCTCGGCACGCAATGAACACACCTCGTTCGTCCTGGGCGATTCGCTCTATATCGCCGGTGGTATCGGAGAAGATGGAAATGCGATGAACGATATATGGAAGACGAGGGACGGGAAGCAATGGACGCGAGGGACGGGGCCGTTCTCACCGCGCTTCGGGGCGCGCACGGTGGTCATCGGCACAGCCGTGTATCTCATCGGCGGATGCGACGGGAAGAACGGCATGAACGATATCTGGCGGTCTGTCGACGGCGTTACCTGGACCGCGGAAGCGGCGCCTCCGTTCACCGGGAGATTCCTGCATGAAGCCGTCGCATTCAATGGAAGTATATGGGTCATCGGCGGCGTCACCGACGATTCGTACGAGGAAGCGCTCAATGATGTCTGGTCTTTGTCGAAGTAA
- a CDS encoding GntR family transcriptional regulator produces the protein MKYKDLEKTITAAISSGKYHTDDVLPTEEELCGKYDISRSTVRLAYNSLEKSGIIYREKGRGTFVKGSRRKRSIYTIGLIFDRPRDAPFIGTNVYINARMEGMRSVLSKAGHTASLIVVDSEHDDYCDLERMTPDGVLDLGNTISPRLKRLLTEKGIPLIGVSGGATPRYDDIPYVLTDEAPGAKEAVEYCIAKGYDSFGFIGTYPERYLRFNELLAEHGRSISEEHTFMLPPMPWYNVSHIKPAMNVLDHLKAKASHPSLYFFSTDEVAYHFTVLREASEKRTAEYGIIGFGNVEEKMGIPEHERMVSTINSPAFESGAAAAEMVVGLISGNDVITRTVSSSFIPRKTTR, from the coding sequence ATGAAATATAAAGACCTTGAAAAAACGATAACCGCGGCCATTTCCTCGGGGAAATATCATACCGATGATGTACTTCCCACGGAAGAGGAATTGTGCGGGAAATACGATATCTCACGCTCTACCGTGCGGCTTGCCTATAACAGCCTTGAGAAAAGCGGAATCATCTACCGCGAGAAAGGACGCGGGACTTTCGTGAAAGGAAGCAGAAGAAAGCGCTCAATCTACACGATCGGTCTTATATTCGACAGACCGAGGGATGCGCCGTTCATCGGTACCAATGTATACATCAATGCACGCATGGAAGGAATGCGGAGCGTGCTGTCGAAAGCGGGGCATACAGCATCGCTCATCGTCGTCGACAGCGAGCATGATGATTACTGCGACCTGGAGCGCATGACTCCGGACGGCGTGCTCGATCTCGGCAATACGATATCGCCGCGGTTGAAGCGCCTGCTTACGGAGAAAGGCATCCCGCTCATCGGCGTAAGCGGCGGAGCAACGCCTCGTTATGACGATATCCCCTATGTACTTACCGACGAAGCCCCCGGCGCAAAAGAAGCCGTGGAATACTGCATCGCGAAAGGGTACGATTCGTTCGGCTTCATCGGCACCTATCCTGAGCGCTATCTGCGCTTCAACGAACTCCTCGCGGAACACGGACGGTCGATATCGGAAGAGCACACCTTCATGCTGCCGCCGATGCCCTGGTACAATGTATCCCATATCAAACCGGCAATGAACGTCCTTGATCATCTCAAGGCGAAGGCATCGCATCCCTCGCTCTATTTCTTCTCTACCGATGAGGTCGCGTATCATTTCACGGTGCTCCGCGAGGCTTCGGAAAAGAGAACGGCGGAATACGGCATTATCGGTTTCGGCAATGTCGAGGAGAAAATGGGCATACCGGAGCATGAGCGCATGGTGAGCACGATCAACTCACCGGCATTCGAAAGCGGCGCGGCGGCGGCCGAAATGGTCGTCGGGCTTATCTCCGGGAACGACGTTATAACAAGAACGGTATCATCGTCATTCATACCAAGAAAGACCACGCGATAA
- a CDS encoding sigma-70 family RNA polymerase sigma factor encodes MDRTEAVFAQLTGKFGPMVFRVAANYLGNDDDAKDVMQEVFIKFFRRYRDAEPSGAYSSLFYRMTINASCDHWRKNRKRRHEQMDDASAADTESPEAAETRREVQTAIASLPEQYRAPVILRYMEGKSSKEISEVLHVSVSALDVRLYRAREMLSKTLSHIFPAGGAV; translated from the coding sequence ATGGACCGTACTGAGGCAGTATTCGCACAGCTGACCGGAAAATTCGGCCCGATGGTGTTCCGTGTAGCGGCGAATTATCTCGGCAATGACGATGACGCAAAGGATGTTATGCAGGAAGTGTTCATCAAATTCTTCAGGCGCTACCGCGATGCCGAGCCATCAGGGGCGTACTCTTCATTGTTCTACCGCATGACGATAAACGCATCATGCGATCATTGGAGAAAGAACCGCAAACGCCGGCATGAGCAGATGGACGACGCGTCCGCGGCGGATACGGAAAGTCCCGAGGCGGCGGAGACGCGCCGTGAGGTACAGACGGCGATAGCCTCTTTGCCGGAACAGTATCGCGCGCCGGTGATACTGCGGTACATGGAGGGCAAGTCGAGCAAAGAAATATCGGAAGTTCTGCATGTCAGTGTATCAGCGCTCGACGTCCGTCTCTATCGCGCCCGTGAAATGCTCTCGAAAACGCTGTCGCATATATTCCCCGCGGGAGGTGCCGTATGA
- a CDS encoding zf-HC2 domain-containing protein, which translates to MTCRKTALLLDRYATDELAVKERSLVEAHLNGCAECSKRLAGIHALRGVISSARTDAAPSILPELRTSMAEPLQQKKPRVPFDTIRTRLATLRMPQYLTAAAAVAAAVIAIAVLPSRIGDRSLPRLSDATRIKGTNAIFIYRKNGDSQSRLTNGSLAQKGDIFQICYIANNGSHGVLFSVDGRGGVTLHHPSRADGSTELIRNRETCLDRANELDDAPRYEKFFLAVAPRAMDSASVINAAKIAARRTHDIDASVLSVLSNYSVTTFTLRKQ; encoded by the coding sequence ATGACATGCCGAAAGACCGCTCTTCTCCTCGACCGGTACGCAACGGATGAGCTCGCCGTAAAAGAGCGTTCGCTCGTAGAGGCACACCTCAACGGATGCGCCGAATGTTCAAAGAGGCTTGCAGGCATACATGCGCTTCGCGGCGTCATCTCCTCGGCACGCACCGATGCGGCCCCGTCCATACTGCCTGAGCTTCGAACATCTATGGCCGAGCCGTTGCAGCAAAAGAAGCCGCGTGTACCGTTCGATACGATACGCACACGGCTTGCAACGCTCCGTATGCCGCAGTACCTGACCGCAGCTGCTGCAGTCGCGGCGGCGGTCATCGCGATAGCAGTGCTCCCGTCCCGCATCGGCGATCGCTCGCTGCCGCGGCTCTCGGACGCGACACGCATCAAGGGAACGAATGCGATATTCATCTACCGAAAGAACGGTGATTCACAGAGCCGTCTTACGAACGGATCGCTCGCGCAGAAAGGCGATATTTTTCAGATATGCTACATCGCCAACAATGGTTCCCACGGCGTACTTTTCTCGGTCGATGGTCGCGGCGGTGTAACGCTCCATCATCCGTCGAGGGCGGACGGATCGACCGAGCTCATCAGGAACAGAGAGACCTGCCTTGACCGTGCGAATGAGCTCGATGATGCGCCCCGGTATGAAAAGTTCTTCCTTGCCGTTGCGCCACGGGCGATGGATAGCGCATCGGTCATCAATGCTGCGAAAATAGCGGCTCGCCGCACGCATGATATCGATGCATCGGTACTGTCCGTGCTCAGTAATTATTCCGTTACAACGTTCACACTGAGGAAGCAATAA
- a CDS encoding HD domain-containing phosphohydrolase, with translation MIETKDPHDAISDNSIKAMIKHISAHNTDIMRHSMRVATYAVNIGKTMGVAANQCKSLLHGCLIHDIGYLWVPKAIFQSPRTLALHEKVKIHRHVDFGHYFVSRHIENPDVIDIVKYHHERIDGKGYPYRIGGTSIPLLPRIAAVADAYEALTEKRAYRPAFKPEIALNQIHRSSGRQFDEDVVGALHEYVASTNTDSGSRPSFDFDAP, from the coding sequence ATGATCGAGACGAAAGACCCGCATGATGCGATATCCGACAACAGCATCAAAGCGATGATAAAACACATAAGCGCACATAATACGGATATCATGCGCCATTCCATGCGCGTAGCGACCTATGCGGTCAATATCGGGAAGACGATGGGCGTTGCCGCGAATCAATGCAAGTCATTGCTCCATGGCTGCCTTATCCACGATATCGGCTATCTCTGGGTGCCAAAAGCGATATTCCAGTCGCCCCGAACGCTCGCGCTGCACGAAAAAGTGAAGATACACCGCCATGTGGATTTCGGGCACTACTTCGTTTCCCGGCACATCGAGAACCCCGATGTCATCGATATCGTGAAATATCATCACGAACGTATCGATGGAAAAGGATATCCGTACCGTATCGGGGGCACGAGCATTCCGCTCCTGCCGCGCATCGCTGCAGTGGCGGACGCCTACGAGGCGCTCACCGAGAAGCGCGCATATCGCCCCGCGTTCAAGCCCGAGATAGCGCTTAATCAGATACACCGGTCGAGCGGCAGACAGTTCGACGAGGATGTCGTGGGGGCCCTGCATGAGTACGTCGCATCGACGAATACCGACAGCGGGAGCAGGCCTTCTTTCGATTTCGATGCGCCATGA